The Thermodesulfobacteriota bacterium genome includes the window CGTGACTCACCAAACGCGTTCTATCCCGAACACACGCATTCAGGTATTACGGCTCATATAGTCTTGGAAGGAGAGATTAGCGTAACCTCTGAAGGAAATACCACTAATTATGGACCCGGACAAAGATTCGATGTTCCGGCAGGAGAGGTGCATAGTGCTCAAATTGGACCTAGCGGATGTCTTTATATGATAGGCGAAAAATAGCCAATACTTAAGGTCTCCTATTCCAAATAAATAGCAAGTTTTACCTCAGGCTTTGTGCTATTCTATTGTCAGGGGTGAAATTATGAAACATAGATTCATTTTCAAACTAGCAGCGGTTAGTTTAGTCGTTTTTATTTTTTCAAGTCCCGTCTTAATGGCTGATAGCCAGGACTCACTTAAAGAGATGGAAATAAAAGGCATAGCCTTTGATAAAAACTTGCAAACTCCGGTGGTCTTTTTAACAGATTTAGGTCAAAATAAGATTCTTCCAATATGGATTGGAATTTGCGAGGCCAGATCAATTGAGCTTAGCCTATCTGATGTGCTCCCGCCAAGGCCACTTACATATGACTTCATAGCCGCTATGGTTCGGACAATGAATGCAAAAGTGGAGCGTATTGTTGTAGTGGATCTAAGAGACGAAGTGTTCTACGCACAGGTCGAATTAACTGTTGACGGAAAGATCTCTAAAATTGACGCCCGTCCAAGTGACGCCATTG containing:
- a CDS encoding bifunctional nuclease family protein, yielding MKHRFIFKLAAVSLVVFIFSSPVLMADSQDSLKEMEIKGIAFDKNLQTPVVFLTDLGQNKILPIWIGICEARSIELSLSDVLPPRPLTYDFIAAMVRTMNAKVERIVVVDLRDEVFYAQVELTVDGKISKIDARPSDAIALAARVNAPIFVKQSVIDKAALLDPNLEKRGL
- a CDS encoding cupin domain-containing protein; its protein translation is MNEKEFEEQLLSEGFSGIFVHRDSPNAFYPEHTHSGITAHIVLEGEISVTSEGNTTNYGPGQRFDVPAGEVHSAQIGPSGCLYMIGEK